The Globicephala melas chromosome 20, mGloMel1.2, whole genome shotgun sequence genome contains a region encoding:
- the FNDC8 gene encoding fibronectin type III domain-containing protein 8 translates to MASETLYKLGDGEETTLKKETLNILNALNQMLKPFPNPKSMNRTVTTKGLPFSSGGSLVNFLEEGAIHLPKQMPMEDSECSSDDTSISPMSSTLLNPIKLAVTQPSSSFFAGMLEGELNKLSFSSMDKSTEKGDLALCPQSKSQIAPCGLLDLDNPEVDTDTSSTPSESSVVLDVPEAPFIYEHTVSDSMAVISWTYAPGKQRVNFYQVLLQEMVRKNDRDEMPKAKNHPWIFDKIMSTTVKLMNLKTNTSYCLTVRAANTAGVGKWCKPYKFATVDTDLTSFPENNPIQITVQRKKPQRKTISMGLEDMRRLEDLEYLFPY, encoded by the exons ATGGCATCAGAGACACTCTATaaactgggagatggggaggagaCCACACTGAAGAAGGAAACCCTCAACATTTTGAACGCACTCAATCAAATGTTGAAGCCCTTTCCAAACCCCAAGTCTATGAACAGGACCGTCACTACCAAAGGACTCCCATTTTCCTCAGGGGGCAGTTTGGTTAACTTCTTGGAGGAAGGTGCCATCCATCTACC GAAGCAGATGCCAATGGAGGATTCTGAATGCAGCTCTGATGACACCAGCATCTCCCCCATGTCATCCACTTTGTTGAATCCCATCAAATTGGCCGTGACCCAGCCCAGTAGCAGCTTCTTTGCAGGGATGCTGGAGGGCGAGCTGAACAAACTCAGCTTCTCCTCGATGGACAAGAGTACAGAAAAGGGGGACCTGGCCCTCTGCCCCCAGTCTAAGTCCCAAATAGCCCCTTGTGGCCTGCTGGACCTTGACAACCCTGAGGTGGACACAGACACCTCCTCAACGCCCTCAGAGTCCTCTGTGGTCCTGGATGTGCCGGAGGCGCCCTTCATCTATGAACACACGGTCAGCGATTCCATGGCTGTG ATTTCCTGGACCTACGCCCCAGGCAAGCAGCGGGTCAATTTCTACCAGGTCCTGTTGCAGGAGATGGTCAGGAAAAATGATAGAGATGAGATGCCCAAGGCAAAGAATCACCCATGGATCTTCGATAAGATCATGAGCACCACCGTCAAGCTGATGAATCTGAAGACTAACACGAGTTACTGCCTGACTGTTCGCGCAGCCAACACCGCTGGGGTGGGGAAGTGGTGCAAGCCCTACAAA TTTGCAACCGTTGATACAGACTTGACCAGCTTCCCCGAGAACAATCCTATCCAGATCACCGTGCAGCGCAAGAAACCCCAGCGGAAAACCATATCCATGGGGTTGGAGGACATGCGGAGGCTAGAAGATCTGGAATACCTCTTTCCCTACTAA
- the RAD51D gene encoding DNA repair protein RAD51 homolog 4 isoform X1, whose translation MGVLRAGLCPGLTQDMVQLLRSRGIKTVVDLVSADLEEVAQKCGLSYKVLVALRRVLLAQFSAFPFNGADLYEELKTSTAILSTGIASLDKLLDAGLYTGEVTEIVGGPGSGKTQVCLRVAANVAHGLQQNVLYIDSTGGLTASRILQLLQARTPEEEEQAGALQRIQVVRAFDIFQMLDVLQDLRGAVSQQVSSSSGTLKVVVVDSVTAVVAPLLGGQQREGLALMMQLARELKTLARDLSVALVVTNHMTRDRDSGQLKPALGRSWSFVPSTRLLLDTGQGAGASGSWRMACLTKSPRLPTGFQEMVDIGTWATPVQSPTLQGDHM comes from the exons ATGGGCGTGCTCCGGGCCGGACTGTGCCCGGGTCTCACCCAGGACATGGTCCAGCTTCTGCGGAGCCGCGGGATCAAGACAG TGGTGGACCTGGTTTCAGCAGACCTGGAGGAAGTAGCCCAGAAATGTGGCTTGTCTTATAAG GTCCTGGTTGCCCTGAGGCGGGTGCTGCTGGCTCAGTTCTCAGCTTTCCCCTTCAATGGCGCTGATCTCTACGAGGAGCTGAAGACCTCCACTGCCATCCTGTCCACCGGCATTGCAAG CCTGGACAAACTGCTGGACGCTGGTCTCTATACTGGAGAAGTGACTGAAATCGTAGGAGGCCCAGGTAGCGGCAAAACCCAG GTATGTCTTCGTGTGGCTGCAAACGTGGCCCATGGCCTGCAGCAGAACGTCCTATACATCGATTCCACTGGAGGGCTCACAGCTTCCCGCATTCTCCAGCTACTTCAGGCCAGAACCCCAGAGGAGGAGGAGCAG GCGGGAGCTCTCCAGAGGATCCAGGTGGTGCGTGCGTTTGACATCTTCCAGATGTTGGATGTGCTGCAGGACCTGCGAGGCGCTGTGTCCCAGCAG GTGAGCAGTTCTTCAGGGACTCTGAAGGTGGTGGTTGTGGACTCGGTCACTGCGGTGGTCGCCCCACTTCTGGGTGGTCAGCAGAGGGAAG GCTTGGCCTTGATGATGCAGCTGGCCCGAGAGCTGAAGACTCTGGCCCGGGACCTCAGCGTGGCACTGGTG GTGACGAATCACATGACCCGAGACAGGGACAGCGGGCAGCTCAAACCTGCCCTGGGACGCTCCTGGAGCTTTGTGCCCAGCACCCGGCTTCTCCTGGACACCGGCCAAGGTGCAGGAGCATCAGGCAGCTGGCGCATGGCATGTCTGACCAAATCTCCCCGTCTG CCAACAGGTTTCCAGGAGATGGTGGACATTGGGACCTGGGCGACTCCAGTGCAGAGCCCAACATTACAGGGAGATCACATGTGA
- the RAD51D gene encoding DNA repair protein RAD51 homolog 4 isoform X2 encodes MGVLRAGLCPGLTQDMVQLLRSRGIKTVVDLVSADLEEVAQKCGLSYKVLVALRRVLLAQFSAFPFNGADLYEELKTSTAILSTGIASLDKLLDAGLYTGEVTEIVGGPGSGKTQVCLRVAANVAHGLQQNVLYIDSTGGLTASRILQLLQARTPEEEEQAGALQRIQVVRAFDIFQMLDVLQDLRGAVSQQVTNHMTRDRDSGQLKPALGRSWSFVPSTRLLLDTGQGAGASGSWRMACLTKSPRLPTGFQEMVDIGTWATPVQSPTLQGDHM; translated from the exons ATGGGCGTGCTCCGGGCCGGACTGTGCCCGGGTCTCACCCAGGACATGGTCCAGCTTCTGCGGAGCCGCGGGATCAAGACAG TGGTGGACCTGGTTTCAGCAGACCTGGAGGAAGTAGCCCAGAAATGTGGCTTGTCTTATAAG GTCCTGGTTGCCCTGAGGCGGGTGCTGCTGGCTCAGTTCTCAGCTTTCCCCTTCAATGGCGCTGATCTCTACGAGGAGCTGAAGACCTCCACTGCCATCCTGTCCACCGGCATTGCAAG CCTGGACAAACTGCTGGACGCTGGTCTCTATACTGGAGAAGTGACTGAAATCGTAGGAGGCCCAGGTAGCGGCAAAACCCAG GTATGTCTTCGTGTGGCTGCAAACGTGGCCCATGGCCTGCAGCAGAACGTCCTATACATCGATTCCACTGGAGGGCTCACAGCTTCCCGCATTCTCCAGCTACTTCAGGCCAGAACCCCAGAGGAGGAGGAGCAG GCGGGAGCTCTCCAGAGGATCCAGGTGGTGCGTGCGTTTGACATCTTCCAGATGTTGGATGTGCTGCAGGACCTGCGAGGCGCTGTGTCCCAGCAG GTGACGAATCACATGACCCGAGACAGGGACAGCGGGCAGCTCAAACCTGCCCTGGGACGCTCCTGGAGCTTTGTGCCCAGCACCCGGCTTCTCCTGGACACCGGCCAAGGTGCAGGAGCATCAGGCAGCTGGCGCATGGCATGTCTGACCAAATCTCCCCGTCTG CCAACAGGTTTCCAGGAGATGGTGGACATTGGGACCTGGGCGACTCCAGTGCAGAGCCCAACATTACAGGGAGATCACATGTGA